Proteins encoded in a region of the Paenibacillus pedocola genome:
- a CDS encoding DUF11 domain-containing protein, whose product MTPGPNLQPVVTNQSMVLFSSAAGVDGITFSNTVNTQVVGPILSLSKIADKTSVSLGETLVYTIAARNNGNIPALLTAVDALPEGVSFIANSVLRDGVPLPGVTPADGIPFGTVSPQSQVTVAFQVIVVSLPEAMELRNAATGRYSFSTPRGRSVQGEIRSNTVRVSLLSFQLSTLLTASTPTSFIGDAVTYTLLLRNGGTQALGGISAVIPVPEGTAFIPGSIIAGGVYSPEADPAAGIRPGSLRAGAAAEISFRVRITSVSPGSALITRALVSYTVNDHSENTESNAVSVTIVQAGITASLKVDLNSATPGDILRYKYTIHNSGNLAVDAVLADALPAGTLYIWDTIQLDGVLQKGVRPGEGIPLGTLRAGVTIVVEFLVSVPAATDIRQLPAVQNQGSVQYTFTLPDGRNVRQNARSNTVTTLLFAPIISIHMTGEPPIVEPGSIAEFKIHVTNSGNYPADVTVIRIVPLGTIIDPDIVTISAIPMPDTPFSGTVPLGVLEPGQTVHLIYRVKINIDYMGNVLAGNSAALYVYTIEGRRYSGEARSNSYRLIIEEISE is encoded by the coding sequence ATGACACCCGGCCCGAATCTGCAACCTGTCGTGACGAATCAATCGATGGTGCTGTTCAGTTCAGCGGCGGGCGTTGACGGAATTACGTTCTCCAATACCGTTAATACCCAGGTTGTAGGTCCTATTCTCTCCCTGTCCAAAATCGCAGATAAAACCAGTGTCTCACTCGGTGAAACACTGGTTTATACGATCGCGGCCAGAAACAACGGCAATATCCCGGCACTGCTTACGGCTGTGGACGCCCTTCCCGAAGGTGTGTCGTTTATTGCCAACAGTGTATTAAGAGACGGAGTACCCTTACCTGGTGTAACACCTGCTGACGGGATTCCGTTTGGCACAGTTTCACCTCAAAGCCAGGTCACGGTCGCCTTTCAGGTCATCGTTGTTTCGCTGCCTGAAGCTATGGAGCTCCGGAATGCCGCGACGGGAAGATATTCATTCTCCACACCGCGCGGCCGGTCCGTACAGGGTGAAATCCGCTCCAACACAGTGAGGGTTTCCCTGCTATCCTTCCAGCTCTCTACACTGCTGACAGCAAGCACTCCGACTTCCTTCATCGGGGATGCCGTTACCTATACTCTGCTGCTGAGGAACGGGGGGACACAGGCACTGGGAGGCATTTCTGCAGTCATTCCTGTTCCGGAAGGGACAGCATTTATTCCCGGAAGTATCATCGCAGGCGGTGTATACTCTCCCGAAGCAGATCCTGCTGCCGGAATCCGGCCGGGCAGTTTACGGGCTGGGGCTGCTGCAGAAATCTCTTTCCGGGTGCGGATCACCAGCGTATCTCCGGGTTCAGCGCTAATTACCCGCGCTCTTGTCTCCTACACTGTCAATGACCATTCCGAGAATACGGAGAGCAACGCTGTATCCGTCACTATCGTGCAGGCGGGCATCACTGCCAGTCTAAAGGTCGATTTGAACAGCGCTACTCCGGGTGACATTCTCCGGTATAAATACACTATCCATAACAGCGGAAATCTGGCGGTTGATGCTGTGCTTGCAGATGCGCTTCCGGCCGGTACACTGTATATCTGGGATACCATACAGCTGGACGGAGTGCTTCAGAAGGGTGTCCGGCCGGGTGAAGGCATTCCGCTGGGCACCTTACGGGCCGGGGTTACAATCGTGGTGGAGTTTCTCGTGTCCGTCCCTGCAGCCACCGACATCCGCCAGCTGCCCGCAGTACAGAATCAGGGGAGCGTGCAGTACACGTTTACCCTGCCTGACGGGCGGAACGTCCGGCAGAATGCCCGATCGAATACCGTCACTACCCTGCTCTTCGCGCCTATCATCTCCATCCACATGACAGGCGAGCCGCCGATTGTGGAACCCGGCAGTATTGCCGAGTTCAAAATACATGTTACCAACAGCGGCAATTATCCGGCAGACGTAACCGTTATCCGGATCGTGCCGTTAGGCACCATAATAGATCCCGATATCGTAACAATCAGCGCGATTCCTATGCCTGACACCCCATTTAGTGGAACCGTTCCACTGGGTGTTCTGGAGCCGGGACAGACGGTCCATCTGATCTATAGAGTCAAAATCAATATCGATTACATGGGCAATGTGCTCGCCGGCAATTCGGCAGCACTATATGTTTATACTATTGAGGGCCGCAGATATTCAGGAGAAGCAAGGTCCAACAGCTATCGCCTGATTATTGAAGAGATCAGTGAATAA